One stretch of Bacteroidales bacterium DNA includes these proteins:
- a CDS encoding pirin family protein: MQTRPIKTLLKSKPTLEGAGVHLKRAFGYYEVPQFDPFLLMDDFRNDEPNKYLRGFPWHPHRGIETITYMLEGFAEHGDSMGNKGTIGPGDIQWMTAGSGIIHQEMPKPGPDGKMYGFQLWANLPASNKMMHPRYQDVKAADIPELILENGVKIRVICGEINGIKGPVRDIIIDPEYLDITVPPDAGYVHPTKKGYTVFAYVIGGDGETGRHGDGETGRHGDGETGRYGDGETGRHGDGETWGKGENFVENEMLVLFEDGDQVSFKTGGEPMRFLLISGKPLSEPIAWGGPIVMNTTEELDLAFEEYRRGTFIR; the protein is encoded by the coding sequence ATGCAAACCCGTCCCATAAAAACCCTTCTTAAATCAAAGCCGACCCTTGAAGGAGCCGGCGTTCACCTGAAGCGCGCCTTCGGGTATTATGAAGTACCGCAATTCGATCCGTTCCTGTTGATGGACGATTTCAGGAATGACGAGCCGAATAAATATCTCCGGGGCTTTCCCTGGCATCCGCACCGGGGGATTGAGACCATTACCTACATGCTGGAAGGTTTTGCCGAGCATGGCGACAGCATGGGAAACAAGGGGACGATCGGACCGGGAGATATTCAATGGATGACGGCCGGGAGCGGCATCATCCACCAGGAAATGCCAAAACCGGGGCCTGACGGTAAAATGTACGGCTTTCAGCTTTGGGCCAACCTTCCGGCATCGAATAAAATGATGCATCCAAGATACCAGGATGTGAAAGCGGCTGATATTCCTGAACTGATATTGGAAAACGGGGTGAAAATCCGTGTAATCTGTGGTGAAATAAATGGAATAAAAGGTCCGGTCAGAGATATCATTATTGACCCGGAATACCTGGATATTACTGTTCCGCCTGATGCCGGATATGTCCATCCCACTAAAAAAGGCTATACGGTTTTTGCCTACGTGATCGGAGGAGACGGGGAGACGGGGAGACATGGAGACGGGGAGACGGGGAGACATGGAGACGGGGAGACGGGGAGATATGGAGACGGGGAGACGGGGAGACATGGAGACGGGGAGACATGGGGAAAAGGGGAGAATTTTGTGGAAAATGAAATGCTGGTGCTATTCGAGGATGGCGATCAGGTGAGCTTTAAAACCGGGGGAGAGCCGATGCGATTTCTTTTAATATCCGGAAAACCGCTCAGCGAGCCCATTGCCTGGGGCGGGCCGATCGTGATGAATACAACTGAGGAATTGGATCTGGCGTTTGAGGAATACCGTCGCGGGACGTTTATCAGATAG
- a CDS encoding PorT family protein: MSVAPQFSHPYYRTSPKYQPIADLHDSLYSENTGFSIGPVIHFQFNEHLTLNSGLLLADERSESLTLKLGPGSDPALYPCDCYSIKLSDLFLDIPLILKYNYLNEKLISLYVAGGFVNHFRFIESRKSFYECPWAGMEGLASSYTGFTNMFSYQLAASVGAGIEFRAAKRLMIAFHPSFEISLLNIKESMEIQKLYYLLGLNLQVVYQLN, from the coding sequence ATGAGCGTTGCCCCGCAGTTTTCTCACCCGTACTACCGAACATCTCCTAAATATCAGCCTATTGCCGATTTGCATGATTCATTATATTCGGAAAATACGGGCTTTTCAATCGGCCCTGTGATACACTTTCAATTTAATGAGCATTTAACTTTGAATTCAGGCTTGTTATTGGCAGATGAAAGATCTGAATCCCTGACATTAAAACTTGGCCCTGGATCTGATCCTGCACTTTATCCCTGTGATTGCTACTCAATTAAATTATCAGACTTGTTCCTTGATATTCCGTTGATTTTAAAATACAATTATTTAAACGAGAAACTCATCAGCCTGTATGTAGCCGGAGGTTTCGTTAACCATTTCCGTTTTATTGAGAGCAGGAAATCATTCTACGAATGTCCATGGGCAGGCATGGAAGGTTTGGCCAGCTCCTATACAGGTTTCACAAACATGTTTTCCTATCAGCTTGCAGCATCTGTTGGAGCCGGAATCGAATTCAGGGCGGCAAAGAGACTCATGATCGCCTTTCATCCGTCTTTCGAAATTTCTTTACTGAATATTAAAGAATCCATGGAAATTCAGAAACTTTACTATTTACTCGGATTGAATCTGCAGGTTGTTTACCAATTGAATTGA
- a CDS encoding DUF4956 domain-containing protein, with the protein MYRFPSPDRAVAEGGYVQADALERYIINNQMLEEFQSIDLFPLSVYTVLTNLAVSLACGIVIALVYRYIYKGPSYSATYVNSLVLLSLITTLVIMVIGNNLARAFGLVGAMSIIRFRTAVRDVQDIVYIFFALAVGMASGVGLHAIAIASTLVICLVSVVMVTFNFGAPGKAEYVLQVIYPPSKATEGKVSEILKKYCRGVRLTNLKNQGEGNNVEAFYQFSLRRKYRSTDLVEEFTGLTEKVRFNLYFDQDEANIAF; encoded by the coding sequence TTGTATAGATTCCCATCACCTGACCGAGCCGTCGCGGAAGGCGGATATGTTCAGGCTGATGCACTGGAAAGGTATATAATCAATAACCAGATGTTAGAAGAATTTCAAAGCATAGATCTTTTCCCGCTCAGCGTTTACACTGTGCTGACCAACCTGGCAGTTTCGCTTGCCTGCGGGATTGTCATAGCACTGGTTTACCGGTATATTTACAAAGGCCCAAGCTATTCGGCAACCTACGTCAATTCGCTGGTATTGTTGTCGTTAATTACTACTTTGGTGATCATGGTGATAGGCAATAACCTGGCACGTGCTTTCGGCCTTGTGGGCGCCATGTCGATCATCCGGTTCCGGACGGCAGTGAGGGATGTACAGGATATCGTCTACATCTTTTTTGCCCTGGCGGTGGGGATGGCTTCCGGGGTCGGCCTGCATGCCATAGCTATTGCCAGTACGCTGGTCATCTGCCTCGTATCGGTGGTCATGGTCACTTTTAATTTCGGTGCTCCAGGAAAAGCCGAGTATGTGCTACAAGTAATTTATCCTCCTTCCAAAGCCACCGAGGGAAAGGTTTCGGAAATCCTGAAAAAGTATTGCCGTGGGGTCCGGCTGACTAACCTGAAAAACCAGGGTGAGGGAAACAATGTAGAGGCATTTTACCAGTTCAGCCTACGGAGAAAATACAGAAGTACCGACCTGGTGGAAGAATTTACCGGCTTAACAGAAAAGGTCAGGTTTAACCTCTATTTCGATCAGGACGAAGCCAATATCGCGTTTTAA
- a CDS encoding polyphosphate polymerase domain-containing protein yields the protein MKYEFKYVVPVSRMDQLREAISPYVELDPYALAMADHQYTVRSVYFDTSRFDYYFEKIDGYKTRKKIRIRGYNRPNGDDMVFLEIKRKFKEPIEKDRERLTFEVMKRLLAGEGSRAFGDVEDDHGVNGAGKFLYHVYRNNLKPVVLVIYEREAYYDRFKNDVRVTIDKNLRSVAYPNIDDLYSEEKAIPALKNNFIFEVKFKDHFPGWLRPIIGRLGLIKRSASKYVFCIDSHHLTEPSRKADMFRLMHWKGI from the coding sequence ATGAAGTATGAATTCAAATACGTCGTGCCGGTCAGCCGGATGGATCAGCTCCGGGAGGCTATAAGCCCTTATGTCGAGCTTGATCCCTATGCTTTGGCAATGGCCGATCATCAATATACCGTCAGGTCTGTTTATTTCGACACATCCCGGTTCGATTACTATTTCGAAAAAATCGACGGATACAAAACCAGGAAAAAGATCAGGATCAGGGGCTATAACCGGCCAAACGGGGATGATATGGTTTTTCTCGAGATCAAAAGGAAATTCAAGGAACCCATTGAAAAAGACCGTGAACGGTTAACATTTGAAGTCATGAAACGTCTGTTGGCCGGTGAAGGTTCCAGGGCATTCGGTGATGTCGAAGATGATCATGGGGTGAATGGTGCAGGGAAGTTTCTTTATCACGTTTACAGAAATAACCTAAAACCGGTAGTCCTGGTGATCTATGAGCGGGAAGCTTATTACGACCGGTTTAAGAATGACGTGAGGGTAACGATTGATAAAAATTTGCGGAGTGTAGCTTATCCAAATATCGATGATCTATATTCAGAGGAAAAAGCTATTCCGGCCCTCAAAAACAACTTCATCTTCGAGGTTAAGTTCAAAGATCATTTTCCGGGCTGGCTTAGGCCTATCATCGGAAGGTTAGGACTGATCAAACGGTCGGCATCAAAATATGTCTTTTGTATAGATTCCCATCACCTGACCGAGCCGTCGCGGAAGGCGGATATGTTCAGGCTGATGCACTGGAAAGGTATATAA